AACCCGATATCAGACACAAAAGCAAGCAGTATATATACAGATTAAGAAAATGTTGCCACAAAAAGTTAAGATGCTTTACATTTGATGGGTCCATGAAGGGAAGCAACTGTTATTAAACATACACAGGCAACACTACATAATATGGCATTGATTATCCCCTCTATCTGCCTACACAACTACAGGCCCACCTCCACACCATACTTGGTGAAGTATGCAAATTGATAACAATCAGCAGAACCATCTCCACACACCTTTGTGTGTGCATACATTGAAAGAAAAGAATATCTAACGTTGCGAAACTGAACTGCAAACAGAACATTGTGCCCTGCATACCAGTCTTTGATGGGGCACTGTTTGGAATGGGGAATAAACAGAATCCATACATAAAGGAGAATCGATCCCGTGACCCATTGCACCTCAGGTAAGCACTCTACCACATGAGCTACACCTTTGTGTATGGTCTCATTTTCAAGAAGTAAGATTAATTTACCATTATTTGACAatgcacaaacaaacaaatattattcaTAATCTTGTCATAATGTaacaaagaataaaaaatgGCATCCTACAATCCATGTACacctgttaaaaacaaaaacaattttttatttataatgtaaagTTTTAGCTGAAAACATGCATTTATCACCTGTTCTAATAATTTACAATTTTGCCAATAGTCGACTGTACATGGCAAACACTTTTAAAGAAACCACCAGAGATACACCTATAAATAATTCAGCTTTAGATATTCTTTCACTCTGTACGGCAGTGGAAGCTCATCGATTCTGTGTAAACCTTGGAGGTGGGACAGATGAATACGAATAACTTGTTTTGACAGGTGCATAAGCTTCGGAGGTTTCTGCAGCTTGTACTTGTTCCAGAACTCATAGATCTCATCTAGCAACAAAGTATCTGCATGATGAGGTTTCAGAGCCACGACTATTTCAGCCTGGGATACGAAATCCAAGTCGAATCCTGACAGAACAATGAGTCTTACCACACCTGTGTAAGGGGAGGGAACTGCTTCATCCTTCACCATAGGGAAATTTGTAACCCCACCCGTCCATCTTTCTACTCCCTGAAGACTCTCCAAGCTAAGCAGTTTCATAGTCTGTGTATATTCGTCACATGGCTGAGAATCCTGGAAACCCCCGGTCCGATCAAGGGCACACAACTGTAAAGCGAAATAAAGAGACGATTCTAAAAATTCTGCCTGCCTAGCATAACTGGAAGTTCTCAGATAACCTATACAATTAGGATCAGCTCCTGCCAGAAGTAACGCTTCCACAATTCCGATAGAGTTGTACTGCAACTTCAACAGTTTAAAGCGAACCGAATCCTTGTCCTTTTGATTAGTCATGTTGTGGTCTATGTCTATGCGAGCTGCATTCAGATACTTTAGGTTATGAAGCATCGACTTCAATGCTAAAAGCAGCGCAGTGTTTCTGTTAGCGTCGCACAAATTGACGTGCTTGCCGGCAGAGTGTTTCAACAGAAGCTGGACACAGTCGAGATCTCCACGCATGCACGACATGTGCAGTGGACTGAACAGACTTCCACCACACTGCTTCGTGAGCTGAACTTCTCTACAGATTGACAGGATCATCTCTAGAATGGCTCGGTCTCCCAGCTCAGCTGCCTGCAGCAGTGTCGTAGCCGTCTGCTTATTCTTGATGTTGACATCGCATCCAGAACGACAGAGAAGAGAAACAAGCTGTCGGCCATCGGCGGCGGTGATGGCGTTAGTTTTCATTGCCTCTAGCACCGAGTGGATCAGCCGTCCACAGCTGGTTGGAAGATTTGGACTGCATCCATTGTCGAGGAAGATTTTCACGATATCAGTGTATCCGAGAATGCAGGCTTTCTCAACAGGACTGATGTAGTGTTTGTCTTGGGTGTGCAGAACCTGCACGTCCACACCCTGGCTGATTATCTTTTGCAATAGGTCGGTATTTTGGGACTCAACAGCTTCCTCAAGGGAGGTTATTTCATGACCAGGGGTTCTCTGACTGTCTTTGGCCACagtgtttattgtgtttgtCGGAGTTGTCTGCACCAAAACCTCTTTACTTCGTGTTTTGCCACCAAGCATAGATCCTTCTTTTCCTaaggaaaaaataaaaaataatatgcaaatgaaaAAGAGTGTATTATATACCAATCTTTTGTTGATTTTAAGAAATAGTGTGCATTAAAAATTGTTGAATGTGCACACCAATCATTAAAAtaggcttgacagttcattgtaatatattgtttatCCAGTGTTAGgatctccccaatataaaaccagTTGCCgtaatatcaataaataaaatgacaccaaagttgtagacATCCTTTTTAATTTCGTCATAAATATTTAAGCTGAAATTGGGGCATGTTGACCAACCACTAGGGCGAGTTGGTAACTTTTTGGGGGCGAGTTGACAAAATGTTTGGGACGAGTTGTCCGAATGCTGGGGCTAGTTGGTTTTGGGGTAAGTTGGTCTGGGCTCACGCTGGAAcacattttggtttagccaTTTTTGagaaatgtagagtatttctttgaaatttattaaaatgtggttaatttgaggaatattCTATTAGCCAAAAGCTAtattttgtagccattttatataaaaaattatcaactggctaatttggcaatgtaccTGTAGGGCAAGCACTGGAACttggttttggggcgagttcAAGACCAGATGATCAGCGAGCTGACCAGTTGACCAGCATGCACTTAAAACAATAAGAGATTTCTTTTTATGTGTGCACTTTCCTCAAACAGGACAGTACTtacacgacctttgatgtattAGTCATGAGACACTGTTCAAAAGGGGGAAAACCCAGACCACTGAGGGTGACTGACACATTGTACCTCAGGCTTAAGCCCTACCACCGAGCCACATCCCACCCCTTTAGATACTGAGAGCACCCTGTtataacattatgtaataaat
The sequence above is drawn from the Gigantopelta aegis isolate Gae_Host chromosome 6, Gae_host_genome, whole genome shotgun sequence genome and encodes:
- the LOC121375801 gene encoding uncharacterized protein LOC121375801, translating into MGCVFSVFQEVVLTRFPGKEGSMLGGKTRSKEVLVQTTPTNTINTVAKDSQRTPGHEITSLEEAVESQNTDLLQKIISQGVDVQVLHTQDKHYISPVEKACILGYTDIVKIFLDNGCSPNLPTSCGRLIHSVLEAMKTNAITAADGRQLVSLLCRSGCDVNIKNKQTATTLLQAAELGDRAILEMILSICREVQLTKQCGGSLFSPLHMSCMRGDLDCVQLLLKHSAGKHVNLCDANRNTALLLALKSMLHNLKYLNAARIDIDHNMTNQKDKDSVRFKLLKLQYNSIGIVEALLLAGADPNCIGYLRTSSYARQAEFLESSLYFALQLCALDRTGGFQDSQPCDEYTQTMKLLSLESLQGVERWTGGVTNFPMVKDEAVPSPYTGVVRLIVLSGFDLDFVSQAEIVVALKPHHADTLLLDEIYEFWNKYKLQKPPKLMHLSKQVIRIHLSHLQGLHRIDELPLPYRVKEYLKLNYL